GGAGGCAAGGTCGGTCGAGCCAAACGTGCGACAGGCGTAACAGTGCCTGGAGTAGTGCAATTTCTGTTTGCCGCTCTCACCTCTGCAACGGTCACCCCCCAGCGGGTCGCAGGTGGCGATTCCTTGGGTTCGCAGCAGCCTTTCGGCGCAACTGCGGATGACACCCTTCAGGCTTGAGCCGGGAAGATAGACCGTGTCGCCCGCAGGAGTCCTAAGCCGCGTGAACTGCATATCCGGCTTGGTCGCATCCAGATTGTCCGCGGCCTTGATAAGTATCGGCCCGTCAGGTTTGATGACGATGTCCAGCATCGCCTGATTGTAGAGTGCCTTCAAGCCAACTGAGTTCATTACTTCCTCCCCGAGTTCAGCAGCTCCTGAAGCCTCTTGCCACAGCCCGTGCGGAAATTTGCCACATCCGTCTTCTCCTCTGCTTTGCCCGCGATGATGTCATTAGCAGTAAGGTCCCTGTATTTCTGCCACCTGATGGTCACCGAGCCCAGCCCGCGCGAAGTGCTGCCGCCCAGGCGGTTGAATCCCGAGTTCAGGGCATCCACCGCGGCAAAGAACAGGCCAAGCTGCCAGTCTTCCACATTATCCGCGGCTACCTTGAGCTTGAAGTGAACCCCGGCCGGCACTACCTCGAAATCATACTTCATCGGCCTGGCCACGGTACTGGTTTCGCGGTCAATCGCCACTCCATCCCGCACCTGTAGCAGCAACTCATGCCAGGTTTCTTGGTCTACCGGCAGGTCTGCAAACCGCAGCCGCGAAGCGAAGTTGGGATGTCCGAACAAATCACATACATCACAGATGTCCTCGGGAACCCTCAGCTCTTGCTCGCCCTGTGGCACGCCTCTTTTCTGTTGCTGAGAGAACTTTCCCGGGTCAACGCAACCCGTCCAGACTTGTCCCACTGGGTCACAGCTCTTGAGCTTGCCGCCATCCAGCCCGCGCACCAGCGACTCGGTGTAGGAACGGAGTACCCCCTTGAGCGAAGACCCGGGAATGAACGGCAGGCTGAACGGGTCCTTCATCACCGGCAGGTCGCTGGCCGCATCTGCATCCAGTGCCCGGCCTTTGCCGATATGAAGCGCAGTCAGTGTCTCAACATAGCCCTCAAGCACCACCAGTCGCTCGAGCGTATAGTAAGCCAAACGTCCTGTTTCACTCACCTGACCCTCCCCTCTTGGCCAGTACCGCCCGGACCAGGTAGCCGATGAAAAGCTTCA
This portion of the candidate division WOR-3 bacterium genome encodes:
- the csx7 gene encoding CRISPR-associated RAMP protein Csx7 → MSETGRLAYYTLERLVVLEGYVETLTALHIGKGRALDADAASDLPVMKDPFSLPFIPGSSLKGVLRSYTESLVRGLDGGKLKSCDPVGQVWTGCVDPGKFSQQQKRGVPQGEQELRVPEDICDVCDLFGHPNFASRLRFADLPVDQETWHELLLQVRDGVAIDRETSTVARPMKYDFEVVPAGVHFKLKVAADNVEDWQLGLFFAAVDALNSGFNRLGGSTSRGLGSVTIRWQKYRDLTANDIIAGKAEEKTDVANFRTGCGKRLQELLNSGRK